One window of Lemur catta isolate mLemCat1 chromosome 3, mLemCat1.pri, whole genome shotgun sequence genomic DNA carries:
- the TMOD4 gene encoding tropomodulin-4: MSSYQKELEKYRDIDEDEILRTLSPEELEQLDCELQEMDPENMLLPAGLRQRDQTKKSPTGPLDREALLQYLEQQALEVKERDDLVPFTGEKKGKPYIQPKREIPAQEQITLEPELEEALAHATDAEMCDIAAILGMYTLMSNKQYYDAICSGEICNTEGISSVVQPDKYKPVPDEPPNPTNIEEILKKVRSNDKDLEEVNLNNIQDIPIPMLSELCEAMKTNTYVRSFSLVATRSGDPIANAVADMLRENRSLQSLNIESNFISSTGLMAVLKAVRENATLTELRVDNQRQWPGDAVEMEMATVLEQCPSIVRFGYHFTQQGPRARAAQAMTRNNELRRQQKKR, from the exons ATGTCATCGTATCAGAAGGAACTGGAGAAATACAGAGACATAGATGAAGATGAGATCCTAAGAACCTTGAGCCCTGAGGAGCTAGAGCAGCTGGACTGCGAGCTACAAGAGATGGACCCTGAG AACATGCTCCTGCCAGCTGGACTAAGACAACGTGACCAGACAAAGAAGAGCCCAACGGGGCCTCTGGACCGAGAGGCCCTTTTGCAGTACCTGGAGCAGCAGGCACTAGAAGTCAAAGAGCGTGATGACTTGGTGCCCTTCACAGGCGAGAAGAAGG GGAAACCCTACATTCAGCCCAAGAGGGAAATCCCAGCACAGGAGCAGATCACCCTGGAGCCTGAGCTGGAGGAGGCGCTGGCACATGCCACAGATGCTGAGATGTGTGATATTGCAG CAATTCTGGGCATGTACACATTGATGAGCAACAAGCAATACTATGATGCCATCTGCAGTGGAGAAATCTGCAACACCGAAGGCATTAGCA GTGTGGTACAGCCTGACAAGTATAAGCCAGTGCCGGATGAACCCCCAAATCCCACAAACATTGAGGAGATACTAAAGAAGGTTCGAAGCAATGACAAGGACCTAGAGGAGGTGAACCTCAATAACATACAG GACATCCCAATACCCATGCTAAGTGAGCTGTGTGAGGCAATGAAGACGAATACCTACGTTCGGAGCTTCAGTCTGGTGGCCACGAGGAGTGGTGACCCCATCGCCAAT GCGGTAGCTGACATGTTGCGTGAGAATCGTAGCCTCCAGAGCCTGAACATTGAATCCAACTTCATTAGCAGCACAGGGCTTATGGCTGTGCTGAAGGCAGTTCGGGAAAATGCCACACTCACTGAGCTCCGTGTAGACAACCAG cGTCAGTGGCCTGGTGATGCAGTGGAGATGGAGATGGCCACCGTGCTAGAGCAGTGTCCCTCCATTGTCCGCTTTGGCTACCACTTTACACAGCAGGGGCCACGAGCTCGGGCAGCCCAAGCCATGACCCGGAACAATGAACTAC GTCGCCAGCAAAAGAAGAGATAA
- the LYSMD1 gene encoding lysM and putative peptidoglycan-binding domain-containing protein 1 gives MTSPSRQPPLGGSGLLQGSRARSYGSLVQSACSPVRERRLEHQLEPGDTLAGVALKYGVTMEQIKRANRLYTNDSIFLKKTLYIPILTEPRDLFNGLDSEEEKDGEEEVRPSKDEVRPHSAERKKQETGSGRANGKVLSAPGQEPPTPIHDLSASDFLKKLDSQISLSKKAAAQKLKKGESGVPGEDAGHHLSSPRMQQRAVLGPVPLTRTSRTRTLRDQEDEIFKL, from the exons ATGACTTCTCCCTCTAGACAGCCCCCCCTCGGGGGATCAGGACTGCTTCAAGGGAGCCGGGCTCGTTCTTATGGAAGCCTGGTGCAATCAGCCTGCTCCCCAGTGAGGGAAAGACGCCTGGAGCATCAGTTGGAGCCCggagacactctggctggagtAGCACTCAAATACGGGGTGACG ATGGAACAGATTAAGCGTGCAAACCGTCTTTATACTAATGACTCCATCTTCCTGAAGAAAACCCTCTACATCCCCATCCTGACAGAGCCCAGAGACTTGTTCAATGGTTTGGattctgaggaagagaaagatggaGAGGAAGAGGTACGCCCAAGTAAGGATGAAGTTCGGCCACACTCagctgagagaaagaaacaggagaCAGGTTCAGGACGTGCCAATGGTAAAGTCCTCTCTGCACCTGGCCAAGAACCCCCCACACCCATCCACGACCTCTCTGCCTCTGATTTCCTTAAGAAGCTTGACTCACAGATCAGCCTGTCAAAGAAGGCTGCTGCTCAGAAGCTGAAAAAAGGGGAAAGCGG GGTACCAGGGGAGGATGCaggtcaccacctgagctcccctCGGATGCAGCAACGAGCAGTCCTAGGTCCTGTGCCATTGACACGTACATCTCGGACCCGGACACTACGGGACCAGGAGGATGAAATCTTCAAACTCTGA
- the VPS72 gene encoding vacuolar protein sorting-associated protein 72 homolog, protein MSLAGGRAPRKTAGNRLSGLLEAEEEDEFYQTTYGGFTEESGDDEYQGDQSDTEDEVDSDFDIDEGDEPSSDGEAEEPRRKRRVVTKAYKEPLKSLRPRKVSTPAGSSQKAREEKALLPLELQDDGSDSRKSMRQSTAEHTRQTFLRVQERQGQSRRRKGPHCERPLTQEELLREAKITEELNLRSLETYERLEADKKKQVHKKRKCPGPIITYHSVTVPLVGELGPKEETVDIEGLDPAPTASALTPHARTGPVIPPARCSRTFITFSDDATFEEWFPQGRPPKVPVREVCPVTHRPALYRDPVTDIPYATARAFKIIREAYKKYITAHGLPPTASALGPGPPPPDPLPGSGPRALRQKIVIK, encoded by the exons ATGAGTTTGGCTGGGGGTCGGGCCCCCCGGAAGACCGCTGGGAATCGGCTTTCTGGGCtcctggaggcagaggaggaagatgagTTCTACCAGACGACTTATGGGGGTTTCACAGAG gaATCAGGAGATGATGAGTATCAAGGGGACCAGTCAGACACAGAAGATGAGGTGGACTCTGACTTCGACATCGATGAAGGGGACGAACCATCCAGCGATGGAGAAGCAGAAGAGCCAAGAAGGAAGCGCCGAGTAGTCACCAAGGCCTATAAG GAGCCTCTCAAGAGCTTGAGACCTCGAAAGGTCAGCACCCCAGCTGGTAGCTCTCAGAAGGCCCGAGAAGAGAAGGCACTGCTACCTCTAGAACTACAGGATGATGGCTCTGACA GTCGGAAGTCCATGCGTCAGTCTACAGCTGAACATACACGACAGACATTCCTTCGGGTACAGGAGAGGCAAGGCCAGTCACGGCGGCGCAAGGGGCCCCACTGTGAGCGGCCACTGACCCAGGAGGAGCTGCTTAGGGAGGCCAAGATCACAGAAGAGCTCAACTTACGTTCACTGG AGACATATGAGCGGCTGGAGGCTGACAAAAAGAAGCAGGTTCATAAGAAGCGGAAGTGCCCTGGGCCCATAATCACCTATCATTCGGTGACAGTGCCACTTGTTGGGGAGCTGGGCCCCAAGGAAGAGACTGTTGATATAGAAGG ACTTGATCCTGCTCCCACGGCTTCTGCATTGACTCCCCATGCCAGGACTGGACCCGTCATCCCCCCTGCTCGCTGCTCACGTACCTTCATCACTTTTAGTGATGATGCAACATTTGAGGAATGGTTCCCCCAAGGGCGTCCCCCAAAGGTCCCTGTGCGGGAGGTCTGCCCAGTGACCCATCGTCCAGCCCTATACCGGGACCCTGTTACGGACATACCCTACGCAACTGCTCGAGCCTTCAAGATCATTCGTGAGGCCTACAAGAAGTACATTACTGCCCACGGACTGCCACCCACTGCctcagccctgggccctggcccaCCACCTCCTGAtcccctgcctggctctgggccccGAGCCTTGCGCCAGAAAATTGTCATCAAATGA
- the TNFAIP8L2 gene encoding tumor necrosis factor alpha-induced protein 8-like protein 2, which translates to MESFSSKSLALQAEKKLLSKMAGRSVAHLFIDETSSEVLDELYRVSKEYTHSRPQAQRVIKDLIKVAVKVAVLHRSGCFSPSELALATHFREKLRQGAMTALSFGEVAFTFEAAVLAGKLTECRDVLLKLVEHHLTSKSHGRIRHVFDHFSDQDLLTALYGPDFTQHLGKICDGLRKLLDEGKL; encoded by the coding sequence ATGGAGTCCTTCAGCTCAAAGAGTCTGGCACTGCAAGCAGAGAAGAAGCTACTGAGTAAGATGGCAGGTCGGTCTGTGGCTCATCTCTTCATTGATGAGACAAGCAGTGAGGTGCTAGATGAGCTCTACCGTGTGTCCAAGGAGTACACGCACAGCCGGCCCCAGGCCCAGCGGGTTATCAAGGACCTGATCAAGGTGGCTGTCAAGGTGGCTGTGTTGCACCGCAGTGGCTGTTTCAGCCCCAGTGAGCTGGCCCTGGCTACCCACTTTCGAGAGAAGCTGCGGCAGGGAGCCATGACAGCACTTAGCTTTGGTGAGGTGGCCTTCACCTTCGAGGCTGCTGTTCTGGCAGGCAAGCTGACCGAGTGCCGGGATGTGCTGCTGAAGTTAGTGGAGCACCACCTCACATCCAAGTCACATGGTCGCATCCGACATGTGTTCGATCACTTTTCTGACCAGGACCTGCTCACGGCCCTCTATGGGCCTGACTTCACTCAGCACCTTGGCAAGATTTGTGATGGGCTCAGAAAGCTGCTGGACGAGGGGAAGCTCTGA
- the SCNM1 gene encoding sodium channel modifier 1, which translates to MQQNFSFLRFAVVMSFKREGDDWSQLNVLKKRRVGDLLASYIPEDEALMLRDGRFACAICPHRPVLDTLAMLTAHRAGKKHLSSLQLFYGKKQPGKGMKQNPKQQNELRREETKAEAPLLTQTRLITQSALHRAPHYNSCCRRKYRSEAPGPSVSCLPPEVELQSGKISEEPEPGAGPQAKESATVSAPAPMSPTRRRALDHYLTLRSSGWIPDGRGRWVKDENVEFDSDEEEPPDLPLD; encoded by the exons ATGCAACAGAATTTCTCATTTCTGAGATTCGCAGTCGTGATGTCTTTCAAGAGGGAAGGGGACGACTGGAGTCAACTCAATGTGCTCAAA AAACGAAGAGTCGGGGACCTCCTGGCCAGTTACATCCCAGAGGATGAGGCGCTGATGCTACGGGATGGACG TTTTGCTTGTGCCATCTGTCCCCACCGACCTGTACTGGACACCCTGGCCATGCTGACTGCCCACCGTGCAGGCAAGAAACATCTGTCCA gCCTGCAGCTTTTCTATGGCAAGAAGCAGCCAGGAAAGGGAATGAAGCAAAATCCAAAACAGCAGAATGAATTGAGGAGGGAAGAGACTAAAGCTGAG GCTCCTCTGCTAACCCAGACCCGACTTATCACCCAGAGTGCTCTGCACAGAGCTCCCCACTATAACAGTTGCTGCCGCCGGAAGTACAG ATCAGAAGCCCCTGGTCCCTCTGTCTCCTGTCTTCCCCCAGAGGTCGAACTCCAAAGTGGGAAGATCAGTGAGGAACCTGAGCCTGGGGCTGGCCCACAGGCCAAGGAGTCAGCTACTGTCTCAGCCCCAGCACCTATGAGCCCTACGAGAAGACGAGCCCTGGATCATTACCTCACCCTTCGAAG CTCTGGATGGATCCCAGATGGACGAGGTCGATGggtaaaagatgaaaatgttgAGTTTGACTCTGATGAGGAGGAACCCCCTGATCTCCCTTTGGACTGA